The sequence below is a genomic window from Pseudomonadota bacterium.
CTTCTTTGCCAAATTCTACTCCCGGCACCACGGCTGTGTGAAATCCTTCAAGCAGTACTTCCGTCCATATCGAAGAGTTTTCGATTACCTTGCCCTTATAATTTTTACCAAGTATGGCGTTAAAATTGGGGAATACATAAAAAGCGCCACCCGGGCTATAACAGGTCACACCTTCAATGCTTTTTAATTCATCTACAAGATAGTCCCGTCTCTTTTTAAACTCTTTTACCATTACGGCAATACTATCCTGGGGGCCGTTCAGTGCGGCAACTGCGGCCATCTGTGCAATTGATGTGGGATTGGACGTGCTCTGGCTCTGAATATTACCCATTGCCTTTATGATAGGCGCCGGTCCGGCAGCAAAACCGATTCTCCATCCTGTCATTGCATATGTTTTTGAGACGCCGTGGCAGATGATGGTTTTTTCTTTAAAGGAAGGATCCATTGATGCAATGCTCATGTGGACATATTCATCATAGGCAAGCTTTTCATAAATCTCATCAGAGATAATATAAAAGTCATTTTCAACTGCCAGTTTTCCTATCTGTTCCAGATTTTCGCGATAAAAGATTGAGCCGACAGGATTTGAAGGATAATTTAGGATTATCCCTTTCGTATTTTTATTTATATATTTCTTCAGCATCTCTTCTGTGATCTGATAGTCTTCATTTTCATATGTTTCAACAAAGACCGGTTTTGCACCTGCAAGCTCAACCATAGGAGGGTATGAGACCCAGTATGGAACGGGTATCAGCACTTCATCGCCTTCCTGAAATATTGTTTGAAAAAGATTATACAGGGTATGTTTACCCCCGCAGGATATTATAACCTCATCCCTTTTATATATAAGATCATTATCTCTTTTGAATTTTTCAATAACAGCATCTTTTAACGAGTCAATCCCTGACGCTGGGGTATATCTCGTAAAATTATCATTAATCGCCTTTATTCCTGCCTGCTTTATATGATCAGGCGTATCAAAATCCGGCTCACCTGCTCCGAATCCGGCAATATCCAGACCTTCTGCCTTGAGCGCCTTTTCCTTTGCGGTAATTGCCAATGTCGGCGATGGTTTCAACATCTCTGCTCTTTTGGATAACATATCAAAACCTCCTTTGGTTTGTTTTTCTATCTCTCATCATTGGCGTTACTACATACTGCCGGAAAACTGAAGGATAATATTTACAATATTCCTGATGCTGCTGTCAATCAAATTAGTTGCATGGTTAACAGGGCATTGGAATGTTAAAAACTTGGGCGATTCAATAAACCGCTTCGAGTTATTCCTGTTGTTAAGGTTTGATACCATGTTGTAGTCAAAAGCACCACCCGCAAGCGGGTCACCGGGCAACGACGACAAGCCCCGACATACAAGGATTTAATTTACTCACACAGTGAGCAAGAAGGGAAGGCTCCGCTGACGGCTTTGCCGGTGTGGGGGGTGCGGATGTCCCAGAAATAGAGGCTAGCAAGGAAGAGTCAACAAAGATGGGCAAATAAATGTAACATGGTATAAATGTGAAATGTTTTTTAACATTTTGCCAGGATATTGGATACAGTATCGAATACTGTCCTGTTAACCAGGATATTTGCATGATTTACCGGCAGCAGATAAAAATGCTTTTCAAGCGTTACCGGGGATTTAGCCGATTTTATCGATACAAAACCATCCCCTGCCCCATCTCTCCATTCATCAATTACACGGCTGCCGAAAAAAGATTGCGCGGAACCGATTATGTTTATAGGACCCCAATCGAAATAACGCGGGGAATCCCCGCATATATCAAAGCAAGGTACATGTCTTTCATGTTCAAAATTTTCCGGTTTGTTTATGTCCAGGGTGAATCCTGCATTAGTGCGCAGTTCATTAATAGAAGCCCTATTTTGTTCTATAGTTGGAACTGCCATATTGATCAAAGGCATGTATTTTATCACACAGTCGGCAAGTCTGCTTCCGTAATGAGGTGTTGCAAGACAGATCAGGGCTCTTGGCCGGAGGCCGTATCGCTGAATAGCCCGTCTTGCCACGAGTCCGCCCCGTGAATGGGCAATAAATACAAATTCCTTGCTTTCGATATTGTTGATAAGATCCTTCAATTCTGCCGCAGCGTCGTCTATGACGCCGAATGGAGCCTGTGTCCAGCTTGCGATATTATACTGCCCATCGCACCTGTCGACAAAGGAAACTGCATCCTTTTCCTGCTTAAGCAAGGTCTTGAAAGAGATAAACTTTATCTTTTCTTCGCTGGGCGCAGACCAGATCCTCTCCGAAACCCCGAGTCCGTGGATGAGCACCAGCCATGGTTTTTCATATGAATGCTTAAGAATCACCGGTTACCCGTCATACTTCCTGCTCCATAATCTTTCTTACCGAAATCTTCAGCACCTTCCTGGTATCTTCTGATATTTTGTATCTTTCATCCATCCTATATCCAACAACCCAGATAATGTCATCACCTGACACAAGAAGCGGTATATGCCCTCTTTCTTCTTTCGGTATTTTCCGGGATATAAAATAATCTTTTAATTTTAAAGGGCTTTTCATTCCAAGGGGAACGAATCTGTCGCCGTGTAAAAAAGTCCTGACATATAAATTCCCGACCTTATCACCGTCAAAATGGGCAATGT
It includes:
- a CDS encoding alpha/beta hydrolase, yielding MILKHSYEKPWLVLIHGLGVSERIWSAPSEEKIKFISFKTLLKQEKDAVSFVDRCDGQYNIASWTQAPFGVIDDAAAELKDLINNIESKEFVFIAHSRGGLVARRAIQRYGLRPRALICLATPHYGSRLADCVIKYMPLINMAVPTIEQNRASINELRTNAGFTLDINKPENFEHERHVPCFDICGDSPRYFDWGPINIIGSAQSFFGSRVIDEWRDGAGDGFVSIKSAKSPVTLEKHFYLLPVNHANILVNRTVFDTVSNILAKC
- a CDS encoding pyridoxal phosphate-dependent aminotransferase codes for the protein MLSKRAEMLKPSPTLAITAKEKALKAEGLDIAGFGAGEPDFDTPDHIKQAGIKAINDNFTRYTPASGIDSLKDAVIEKFKRDNDLIYKRDEVIISCGGKHTLYNLFQTIFQEGDEVLIPVPYWVSYPPMVELAGAKPVFVETYENEDYQITEEMLKKYINKNTKGIILNYPSNPVGSIFYRENLEQIGKLAVENDFYIISDEIYEKLAYDEYVHMSIASMDPSFKEKTIICHGVSKTYAMTGWRIGFAAGPAPIIKAMGNIQSQSTSNPTSIAQMAAVAALNGPQDSIAVMVKEFKKRRDYLVDELKSIEGVTCYSPGGAFYVFPNFNAILGKNYKGKVIENSSIWTEVLLEGFHTAVVPGVEFGKEGYIRLSFATSMEVIQKGVERIKHAVALLK